A stretch of the Epinephelus fuscoguttatus linkage group LG2, E.fuscoguttatus.final_Chr_v1 genome encodes the following:
- the sirt3 gene encoding NAD-dependent protein deacetylase sirtuin-3, mitochondrial isoform X2 translates to MYTQNIDGLERLAGIPPDMLVEAHGTFATATCTACLRKYEAEDLRPDILRGTVPKCPTCKGVIKPDIVFFGEELPHHFFKYLTDFPLADLLIIMGTSLEVEPFASLAGAVRGSVPRLLINRDLVGPFAWRRRPQDVVQLGDVVGGVQALVDALGWTQELDALMAAAAEKAATKTEE, encoded by the exons ATGTACACGCAGAACATCGACGGCCTGGAGAGAT TGGCAGGGATTCCTCCTGACATGTTGGTGGAGGCTCACGGTACTTTCGCCACCGCCACCTGCACCGCGTGCCTGAGGAAATACGAGGCAGAGGACCTACGA CCAGATATATTGAGAGGGACGGTCCCAAAGTGTCCCACCTGTAAAGGCGTTATAAAGCCCGACATTGTGTTTTTCGGGGAGGAGCTTCCACATCACTTCTTCAAGTACCTCACAGACTTCCCGCTGGCTGACCTGCTGATCATAATGGGAACTTCACTGGAG GTGGAGCCCTTTGCCAGTCTGGCAGGAGCCGTGCGCGGCTCTGTACCCCGTCTCCTCATCAACAGGGACCTGGTGGGCCCGTTCGCCTGGCGCCGCCGGCCTCAGGACGTCGTTCAGCTGGGTGATGTGGTCGGCGGTGTGCAGGCCCTCGTGGATGCGCTCGGCTGGACTCAGGAGCTGGACGCTCTGATGGCGGCTGCAGCTGAgaaa GCTGCAACAAAGACAGAAGAGTGA
- the psmd13 gene encoding 26S proteasome non-ATPase regulatory subunit 13, producing MKDVTGYLKQQQSNSSTPEMATEWHTLEDLYNKRLWHQLTLRLTDFVKDPYFKTGDGLIQLYDNFLSDFEHRINPLSLMEIILYVARQMKDPKDAITFLEKTKEKVKSSDEAVILCKTSIGSLKLEINDLPATKKIIEEVEEMLNNLPGVTSVHGRFYDLSSKYYRIIGNHASYYKDALRYLGCVDIKDLPETEKQERAFTLGLAGLLGEGVYNFGELLMHPVLESLRNTDKQWLIDTLYAFNGGNVEKFQSFKSAWGQQPDLAAHEAKLMQKIQLLCVMEMTFTRPANHRQLTFTEIAQSAKIPVNEVELLVMKALSVGLIKGNIDEVDQKVQMTWVQPRVLDLQQIKGMKERLDFWCGDVKNMAMLVEQQAHDILT from the exons ATGAAAGATGTTACCGGGTacctcaaacagcagcagagcaacagCTCCACGCCGGAGATGGCGACGGAGTGGCACACGTTGGAGGATTTGTACAACAAAAG ATTGTGGCACCAGTTGACTCTCAGGCTGACAGACTTTGTTAAAGATCCTTACTTCAAGACAGGAGATGGCCTCATACAG CTCTACGACAATTTCCTCAGTGACTTTGAACACAG AATCAACCCGTTGTCCCTCATGGagattatactgtatgttgcCAGACAGATGAAAG ATCCTAAAGATGCCATCACTTTTCTGGAGAAGACCAAGGAAAAG GTGAAAAGCAGCGATGAAGCCGTCATTCTTTGCAAGACCTCTATCGGCAGTCTGAAACTGGAGATCAATGATCTTCCTGCCACAAAG AAAATCATTGAAGAAGTTGAGGAGATGTTGAATAACTTGCCCGGGGTGACGTCGGTCCACGGCCGGTTTTATGACCTCTCCAGCAAATATTATCGCATCATCGGGAACCACGCCTCCTACTACAAGGACGCTCTGCGCTACCTGGGATGTGTGGATATTAAAGACCTTCCAG AGACGGAGAAGCAGGAGAGGGCGTTCACGCTGGGACTGGCCGGACTGTTGGGAGAAGGAGTTTACAACTTTGGAGAGCTG ctgatgCATCCTGTGCTGGAGTCACTGaggaacacagacaaacagtggCTCATTGATACACTATACGCCTTCAACGGCGGCAACGTGGAGAAATTCCAGAGCTTCAAATCTGCCTGGGGCCAACAG CCTGATCTCGCAGCACATGAAGCAAAACTGATGCAGAAGATCCAGCTGCTCTGCGTGATGGAG ATGACTTTCACTCgtcctgcaaaccacagacagcTCACCTTCACTGAGATCGCTCAGAGTGCCAAAATCCCCGTTAATGAG GTGGAGCTGCTGGTGATGAAGGCTCTGTCTGTGGGCCTGATCAAAGGGAACATTGATGAGGTGGACCAGAAGGTGCAGATGACCTGGGTGCAGCCCAGAGTGCTGGACCTGCAGCAG ATTAAAGGCATGAAGGAGCGTCTGGACTTCTGGTGCGGAGACGTGAAGAACATGGCCATGCTGGTGGAGCAACAAGCCCACGACATCCTCACCTAA
- the sirt3 gene encoding NAD-dependent protein deacetylase sirtuin-3, mitochondrial isoform X1, translating to MASLVSSSLMSPVRLCCLYLCSRASRRTLSANGLGQRSLCPGEGAAAVCRQTNSPWWNGSRGFFSRGGGAGEEQQTLEDIAKNIRERQFKRVVVMAGAGISTPSGIPDFRSPGSGLYDNLQQYDLPYAEAIFELTFFHHNPNPFFALAKELYPGNYQPNLTHYFVRLLHKKGQLLRMYTQNIDGLERLAGIPPDMLVEAHGTFATATCTACLRKYEAEDLRPDILRGTVPKCPTCKGVIKPDIVFFGEELPHHFFKYLTDFPLADLLIIMGTSLEVEPFASLAGAVRGSVPRLLINRDLVGPFAWRRRPQDVVQLGDVVGGVQALVDALGWTQELDALMAAAAEKAATKTEE from the exons ATGGCTTCTTTAGTGAGCTCCTCATTAATGTCACCTGTCCGACTTTGTTGTTTGTACCTGTGCTCGAGGGCAAGCAGGAGGACGCTCTCTGCTAACG gTTTGGGTCAAAGGAGTTTGTGTCCAGGTGAAGgtgcagcagctgtgtgcag acagacaaactctCCGTGGTGGAATGGGAGTCGAGGGTTTTTCTCTCGTGGTGGCGGTGCAGGCGAGGAGCAGCAGACCCTGGAGGACATCGCCAAGAACATCAGAGAGCGGCAGTTCAAGAGGGTGGTGGTGATGGCCGGAGCTGGGATCAGCACGCCGAGTGGCATCCCAGATTTCAG GTCTCCAGGCAGCGGTCTCTATGACAACCTGCAGCAGTATGACCTGCCGTACGCCGAGGCCATATTCGAGCTCACCTTTTTTCACCACAACCCAAATCCCTTCTTCGCCCTGGCCAAAGAGCTGTACCCAGGGAACTATCAGCCCAACCTGACACATTACTTTGTGCGACTGCTTCATAAGAAGGGTCAGCTCCTCAGGATGTACACGCAGAACATCGACGGCCTGGAGAGAT TGGCAGGGATTCCTCCTGACATGTTGGTGGAGGCTCACGGTACTTTCGCCACCGCCACCTGCACCGCGTGCCTGAGGAAATACGAGGCAGAGGACCTACGA CCAGATATATTGAGAGGGACGGTCCCAAAGTGTCCCACCTGTAAAGGCGTTATAAAGCCCGACATTGTGTTTTTCGGGGAGGAGCTTCCACATCACTTCTTCAAGTACCTCACAGACTTCCCGCTGGCTGACCTGCTGATCATAATGGGAACTTCACTGGAG GTGGAGCCCTTTGCCAGTCTGGCAGGAGCCGTGCGCGGCTCTGTACCCCGTCTCCTCATCAACAGGGACCTGGTGGGCCCGTTCGCCTGGCGCCGCCGGCCTCAGGACGTCGTTCAGCTGGGTGATGTGGTCGGCGGTGTGCAGGCCCTCGTGGATGCGCTCGGCTGGACTCAGGAGCTGGACGCTCTGATGGCGGCTGCAGCTGAgaaa GCTGCAACAAAGACAGAAGAGTGA